GAACTAAAAGACTTCTCCGAAGATGGGGTATTCTTTGAAGATGATTTTGACAAGCGATTCAAGGCTTTCGACTGGAAACAATTCCAAGACAAGTCGGTGCGCATTTCCGCGTGCGGACTTGAACAAATTCCTGCCTGGGTTCACTTGTTGATTGGTATAGAACTTTCCCGACATGCTCGCAAAATTTTTTTTGGTGATTCCAGCCAACCCAAGCGCATATTCAAGCGGGAAGAAATAGATAAGGTGGAATAACAGGCGAATCATGGGTCATAAAATTACATTCTTGCCGCATAACGTCACTGTCGAGGCAGATAACGACGAAACCGTCCTCGAAGTAGCAATGGCAAACGATATTGAATTGGAACATAACTGCGGCGGCAATTGCTGTTGCACAACCTGCCACATCATTGTTCGCGAAGGCGAACAGAATCTCTCGCCGATGGAAGAAGAAGAAGAAGATCGGCTGGAAGAATGCGCCGAACTGACGCCGACCTCGAGGTTGGGGTGCCAGTGCCGGATTCACGGCGATGTGATGATTGAAATTCCTGAGCGCGATCCGTTCAAACTGGATGGCCTTGAGGAGTTGGAAGGTTACGGCAACGAGCTGCTGAGCAGCGAACAGTGAAAAAAATCTACGATGTTGTCACGGTAGGCGCAGGTCCGATTGGGCTCTTCGCCTCATTCTGCGCTGTCGACAAGAAGTTATCCGCTGCAGTCGTCGATGCCCTTCCCTATGTCGGCGGACAATTGACAGCGCTTTATCCCCAGAAGTTCATCTTCGACGTGGCCGGTTACCCGAAAGTCACAGCAGCGGACTTAGTTGATCAATTGTTTCGACAAGTCACACAGCACGAAGTCCCGGTGCTCGTCAATTTCAAAGTCGTCGAGATGGTGCGCGAACCCGACGGCGAGTACAAACTCACCGCCGAAGATGGCCGTTACGTCCACGCCCGGTATGTCTTGATCGCTGCCGGAGCGGGAATGATCTCGCCGCGCAAGCTCGAGTTGGAAGACGCTGACCAATTCGTCGGCAAGGGCTTTGAGTATGTCGTCAAAAACGTTGAAGACTATCGCGACAAGCGCGTGCTGGTTATTGGCGGTGGCGATACAGCTCTTGATTGGGCAAATTTCTTTACCGCAATGTCACCGGAAGTGACACTAATCCACCGCAGCACCAAGTTCGTCGGATTTGAAGGTTCTCTTAAGCGCCTTCAGAAAACACCATGCCGAATTCTCACCGACACCAAGATTCTCGCCATCAAAGGCGATGCCCAAGTTACCGGCGCTACCGTAACGAACATCAAAGACAGCACAGTAACCGAACTGGCAGTTGATCGAATTCTTGGCTGTATTGGCTTCACGTCGAAATTGGGATTCCTGAAGGAACACGGCTTTGAGATTGCTGACGGCTCGATTCGCGCAGACAAGTTCATGCGGACCAGCGTCGATAATATCTACGCAATCGGAGATATCTCAAATCATCCCGGACGAATCAAGCTGATTTCAACCGGCTTTGGCAATGTTCAGATTGCGCTGAATCATATCGCGTCGCTGGTGCATGAGACGAGTGAGGATGAAACGCTGGCTTCGTTTGAGTCGAAAGTAGACCGGCCGGAGCTGTAGTCTTTCCTGTTCTTAAGAAGTCTGGAATGCTAAAGTGGTGTAGTTTGG
This genomic interval from bacterium contains the following:
- a CDS encoding 2Fe-2S iron-sulfur cluster binding domain-containing protein, encoding MGHKITFLPHNVTVEADNDETVLEVAMANDIELEHNCGGNCCCTTCHIIVREGEQNLSPMEEEEEDRLEECAELTPTSRLGCQCRIHGDVMIEIPERDPFKLDGLEELEGYGNELLSSEQ
- a CDS encoding NAD(P)/FAD-dependent oxidoreductase, with product MKKIYDVVTVGAGPIGLFASFCAVDKKLSAAVVDALPYVGGQLTALYPQKFIFDVAGYPKVTAADLVDQLFRQVTQHEVPVLVNFKVVEMVREPDGEYKLTAEDGRYVHARYVLIAAGAGMISPRKLELEDADQFVGKGFEYVVKNVEDYRDKRVLVIGGGDTALDWANFFTAMSPEVTLIHRSTKFVGFEGSLKRLQKTPCRILTDTKILAIKGDAQVTGATVTNIKDSTVTELAVDRILGCIGFTSKLGFLKEHGFEIADGSIRADKFMRTSVDNIYAIGDISNHPGRIKLISTGFGNVQIALNHIASLVHETSEDETLASFESKVDRPEL
- a CDS encoding DUF2480 family protein: MELLELKDFSEDGVFFEDDFDKRFKAFDWKQFQDKSVRISACGLEQIPAWVHLLIGIELSRHARKIFFGDSSQPKRIFKREEIDKVE